In Burkholderia savannae, one genomic interval encodes:
- a CDS encoding DJ-1/PfpI family protein — protein sequence MAAKKILFLTGDFAEDYETMVPFQALLAIGHHVDAVCPGKRAGDKVKTAIHDFEGDQTYTEKPGHQFTLNATFDDVDATGYDALAIAGGRAPEYLRLDPKVIALVRAFAEAKKPIAAICHAAQLLAAADVIRGKRISAYPACAPEVRLAGGEYADIPVDAAVTDAPFVTAPAWPAHPAWLSQFLALLGTRIEL from the coding sequence ATGGCAGCAAAGAAGATTCTGTTTCTGACGGGCGATTTCGCCGAAGACTACGAGACGATGGTGCCGTTCCAGGCGCTGCTCGCGATCGGCCATCACGTCGACGCCGTCTGTCCCGGCAAGCGCGCGGGCGACAAGGTGAAGACGGCGATTCACGATTTCGAAGGCGATCAGACGTACACGGAAAAGCCCGGCCACCAGTTCACGCTCAACGCGACGTTCGACGACGTCGACGCGACGGGCTACGACGCGCTCGCGATCGCCGGCGGCCGCGCGCCGGAGTATCTGCGTCTCGACCCGAAAGTGATCGCGCTCGTGCGCGCGTTCGCCGAAGCGAAGAAGCCGATTGCGGCGATTTGTCACGCGGCGCAATTGCTCGCGGCGGCCGACGTGATCCGCGGCAAGCGGATTTCGGCCTACCCGGCGTGCGCGCCGGAAGTGCGGCTCGCGGGCGGCGAATATGCGGATATCCCGGTCGACGCCGCCGTCACCGACGCGCCGTTCGTCACCGCGCCCGCGTGGCCCGCGCATCCCGCGTGGCTGTCGCAATTCCTCGCGCTGCTCGGCACGCGCATCGAACTCTGA
- a CDS encoding MarR family winged helix-turn-helix transcriptional regulator, with translation MEEQDRIAILQQFGRTYRAFMAAFETHVGQPLPRWRIMVALEQQGGASSQKRLVELLRVDPGALTRQLKTLETLGWIDREADPRDNRVTNVKLTSAGRAAFEACLPRRNAFLHDTMASLPDDALSALSGALAMLEARVAEVGGAPQAKAATR, from the coding sequence ATGGAAGAACAGGACCGCATCGCGATCTTGCAGCAGTTCGGACGCACGTACCGCGCGTTCATGGCCGCGTTCGAGACGCACGTCGGGCAGCCGCTGCCGCGCTGGCGCATCATGGTCGCGCTCGAGCAGCAAGGCGGGGCGTCGTCGCAGAAGCGGCTCGTCGAGCTGTTGCGCGTCGATCCGGGCGCGCTCACGCGCCAGTTGAAGACGCTCGAGACGCTCGGCTGGATCGACCGCGAAGCCGATCCGCGCGACAACCGCGTGACGAACGTGAAGCTGACGAGCGCCGGGCGCGCGGCGTTCGAGGCGTGCCTGCCGCGCCGCAATGCGTTCCTGCACGACACGATGGCGTCGCTGCCGGACGATGCGCTCAGTGCGCTGTCCGGCGCATTGGCGATGCTGGAGGCGCGCGTCGCCGAAGTGGGCGGCGCGCCGCAGGCGAAGGCCGCGACGCGCTGA